The Desulfuromonas sp. genome includes a window with the following:
- a CDS encoding multiheme c-type cytochrome — translation MKTLFHLTLAVVAAALLPLGQSLAAEDCLPCHREKTPAAVRQWEESAHAGARVGCAACHGVDHKAIEAGEAPVDADVCGKCHRKALLEHRTSRHGMGLHAGWGCTRNLPERDPAECRFCHRKGSEEPVSQVQCARFLKQSSEMGELGCNRCHQVENNCGSCHGNHFTDLAIVRDPASCAKCHMGPDHPQWEMWQTSQHGTLNGSMGPAVGPDCQRCHMPEGSHDVSKGLTAPPSGKPYPEEELPGRRAEMLRICTGCHAPAFARQELARGDAVRAQSLALVREAEAIVWDLADHGLLDPMPEERPPHPLRGEVLVTDGQMLYEDTSRIERLLFKMKKFDFAKTIKGAYHQNPAYTHWYGNAELKMDLVDIRAEASRLRERGEGGKASEKKVAIPRGKKDEEALEALKRKFERGAISPEEYARRKALLLDAFLGEGKALP, via the coding sequence TTGAAAACATTATTCCACCTGACGCTTGCGGTCGTTGCGGCGGCCCTTCTGCCCCTCGGGCAAAGCCTGGCCGCCGAGGACTGCCTTCCCTGCCACCGCGAGAAGACCCCGGCCGCGGTGCGCCAGTGGGAGGAAAGCGCCCACGCCGGGGCCCGGGTCGGGTGCGCGGCCTGCCACGGCGTCGACCACAAAGCGATAGAGGCGGGAGAGGCGCCCGTAGACGCCGATGTCTGCGGAAAATGCCACCGCAAGGCCCTGCTGGAGCACCGGACCAGCCGCCACGGCATGGGGCTGCACGCCGGGTGGGGCTGCACCCGGAACCTTCCCGAAAGGGACCCCGCGGAATGCCGGTTCTGCCACCGGAAGGGGAGCGAAGAGCCGGTTTCGCAGGTTCAGTGCGCCCGCTTCCTCAAACAGAGCAGCGAGATGGGGGAGCTCGGGTGCAACCGCTGCCACCAGGTGGAAAACAACTGCGGGTCCTGCCACGGCAACCATTTCACCGATCTCGCCATCGTCCGCGACCCCGCCTCCTGCGCCAAGTGCCACATGGGCCCCGATCATCCCCAGTGGGAGATGTGGCAGACCTCCCAGCACGGTACCCTCAACGGGTCCATGGGGCCTGCCGTTGGCCCCGACTGCCAGAGATGCCACATGCCCGAGGGGAGCCACGACGTCTCGAAGGGGCTCACCGCCCCCCCGAGCGGCAAGCCGTACCCCGAAGAGGAGCTGCCGGGGCGGCGGGCGGAGATGCTCCGGATCTGCACCGGGTGCCACGCCCCGGCATTCGCCCGGCAAGAGCTGGCCCGGGGCGATGCCGTCCGCGCCCAGAGCCTCGCCCTGGTCCGGGAGGCCGAGGCCATCGTCTGGGACCTCGCCGACCACGGTCTCCTCGACCCCATGCCCGAAGAACGGCCCCCCCACCCCCTGAGGGGCGAGGTCCTGGTGACCGACGGCCAGATGCTCTACGAGGACACCTCCCGCATCGAGCGCCTGCTGTTCAAGATGAAGAAATTCGATTTCGCCAAAACCATCAAGGGGGCCTACCACCAGAACCCCGCCTACACCCACTGGTACGGCAACGCCGAGCTGAAAATGGACCTGGTCGACATCCGGGCCGAGGCGAGCAGGCTGAGGGAGAGGGGGGAAGGGGGGAAGGCTTCAGAAAAAAAAGTGGCCATCCCCCGGGGAAAAAAGGATGAGGAGGCCCTGGAGGCGCTCAAGCGCAAGTTCGAGCGGGGGGCGATCAGCCCGGAAGAGTACGCCCGGCGGAAGGCCCTGCTGTTAGACGCCTTTCTGGGGGAAGGGAAGGCCCTTCCCTGA